The genomic stretch agtaaccttggatatagtaatatgatagtaatcactcatttgaatagtcaaagtaacaatattagcagcgagcgggagtagtgaaagtaacagaagtaacaacgggagtagtgaaattatcaatattaatgtacaagtagtgaaagtaacaataattacgaccggagtagtgaaagtaacagttaTAATAACAAATGTAATAAAAGTTAACAATTCTAAGAACAAAAGgaagtatatatgaaaaattagCTAAGTAATCGatttaaataaaatatttatagcgggagtagtgaatttgtctcataatttatttcattgtaattttaagatatactccctatcatagaaaaatatattaatgataaatttatgagttatgcaacttaaAGTAGTTTTAGTTAattgaaaatatattttaatactaaatagaggtagcccgggcgaagccgggcacccatACTAGTGTTTATTTAAAATTGAAATAATCTTAATCTGGTAACATGTAAGAATATAAATGGTGACATAAGAGTATGTGTATAATATGTTACCATGTTGGTCAGAATATGTAAACATTTTACAATAGATTTGATTTGATTTAAAATGATCTTGAAATaatgacatatatgaatataaaTGGTGCCATGAGAGTTTGTGTATAAAATGTTactatattaatcaaaatatttaACCATTATACAAAATGGTTTACAATATGTAATTATATTAGCCAATGTATGTAACCATTGTTAAGTTATCATGTTAATAAAAATATGTAACCATTTTACAATATatttgaattgatttgaaaaaataTTGAAATAATgataattttttggattttttagggAGATGAAAACGTAAATTTTGTGTTTTCAAAATAATATGAAAAAGGTGTGATGAATGATGATTGTCTGACATAACTATGGAAATGAGCAAAACAAATTGGGTTGATGCCTCTTTTTTATGGGGATCTTCCCTTTATTTTATTCAATTAGTATGTATTGTCTAATTCACAAATGAGTTAGTTTTATCCATATTATTACAATTTGGTACGAAACCCACCCGtctctcccttgtgacggatagtgcatGTCACAAGGGTGGCGCCGTATCATTATCCTTATAAAAAATAGGGATTTTCTATACGGTACCCCCGTATTATTTCAGTTTCTACATAGTACCCTCCATTTTTTCAAAACCTATAAGGTATCCCTATGTTATTTAAAGTTCCATGTGGTGCCCTTAATCATAATTTCCGTTAACTTTTCTGTCAATTAGTCATTTTTTCGTCAAACTTATTTGCTTAATCCACAATTAGCACCATGTTCATCAATACAcatatttattaacctaattaatGATCTGTTTTCTCTTCACCCACTATCTTTTTCACCACCATCCATCATCTGCTCATCATGATTTTCTTTCTCCTTCTACTACACACTTTTCTGCaacttttattttcttattttaacaatatttttggtagTTTAGAAGAGAATTGAAGGTAGTGGTGCTGTTGGTGCAAAAAACGAGCATATCAGTTTTGCTATTTTGTGGGTTGTTGTAAAGTGGAAAGAAAAAATAGAGTTTTTGAATGGAGATTGAAGGATTGAGCATGTGGTTTTAGCCTTGTAAGATGTTATTATTAAGTGAAGAATAAATATGGGTATTAATGATTTAATGATGTTAATGGTGAAAATGGTGGGAGGTAGAAGATGGATGAGGAAGAAGGTGGATTAACATTAAATAAGGGTATAAGAGTCATTCATCTACCTAACTAGAAAATCTAACAATTAGCTTAACGGTTTTCAGAGTTCAAGGTCACGGTTGGATTTGCTGGTTGAATTTAGGGGTATCATGTAGAACTTTAAAAATCAAGGGGTACCATATGAAATTTGTAAAAACTAGAGGGTACCACGTAGAAAAACCCTATAAACTGATAgacctctattttttttttttcagaattaGAATAAATCTTTACTCGATCCATACAAGTATACAACTCACATGACACATGAATATACTCTCTCCTAgactcctattcactatattcttccctatttccttattcagATTATTCgagttttcttccctatttccttttttgggttgatttgtgtggtctaaGGCTCCGTTTCgcaagacatttcaggtacctgtttTGACTGAAGTAGCTTTTTTGAGAAAAATTTCAGGTAACTTATTTTTCTGGAAGTGTTTGACAAATAGTTTATTtgcccaaataagctacctgaaatagtagcatttcacatttcaggtacctgattcttGGTAATATTACCTTTATATCCTTTTaatttataatatattaaataattattataactttttacgtcattttaccaaaataagCTACCATTTCAGTTAGCTTGCCAAacaattttttatataatcagtcaccttatcagttcctaattttcagttaccttatcagctaccttttcaggtttcaggtagctttagtttcaggtaccttttcaggtttcaactAACTTTTCAGttcgttttaccaaacagagcctaaattAAATTGCACGTGGGTAGTGTATTTTGTGCGGTTcaaattcactttcttatttTTGGTGAAAAAAGTAAGGGAAAGAATAGAGTGAATATGAGGAGTATGACATACGTCCTCGTGTTGCAACTCATTGATCATTCAGTCATGGACACTCAATAATCTAATCCTTAATCCTATCTCCTCATCGCTAAAATCCAATCCATAATCTTCAACTTTTTGTCATCTTTCTTTCTAATCTTACCCCACCTAAAAACTGAATTCTACCCAAATTAAGCAAATTAAATTGAGTAATTATAGTGTCATTACTTTGAAATCTCCACATTTATTCTACCCTTCATCTCATTAAATTCTTACGCAATCTTGTGTTTTTTCTAAATTCCCACTTGAAAGTGACTTTGATTTAACACACAAAAGTTTCACAATCAACAAAAGGTTCAGGTAACTTCCTCAAAATCACTTATTTACTGCATTATCTTACTTGGGTAATTTTAATTTCATCAAAGTTACAATCTTTTCTTATTAATTCTGTCAATTCTGTTACTATTCATGTGTTTTTTTAATTGACTATGTGATAATATACTAATGTTATAATTTACATATGGAGtaataaattataaattattacccttttgacTTTTATTATTATTGGTGGAATTATTTCAGGTTTAAAAGGAAGGAGAAAATGCAAGCATCAAGTTTTGTAGTAAAAGGGAAGGTGGGTTTTGGAGTTAAGGACCCTAGAGTTAATGGGATTGGTGGGTTTAGGAAATCATCTTCAATTCTTTGCAATAATTTAAGATTTgtgagtaataataataataatagtaatagggGTAGTTCTTGTAAATTGAGTTCCGGATCGGTATCGATGGGAGCTGGACTTGCTAGAATGGGGTTTGATCAAGTGTTAAAGTCAACGGCCAAGTATAGATCAGTCAAGGCTCAAGCCACACCTGGTTTGTTCTCCAATCTCCGCGATTATAAGATtggcttttatttattttaattaatgctTGTACGTTTGTTAATAAAAATGTTTGATCAAATTGTATTGCTTTTATGAAAGTCCTTGGAAGTTTTTTTGTGGCGGGGTGAGTGCCCGAGTGGGATTGGATGCATGGGTAATCAGAAAAGTAGCATGATGTGTTTTTGTGGCGGGGTGAGTGCCGAGTGGGATCAGATGCACGGGTAAACAGAAAATTAGCATGATGTTTTTGTTTGCACCACACAGTTCATTGAGGATTTGAGCTGAGTAAAACCACGTAGGTGGGATGTCGCATAACATTTGAAATATGATAGGCAGTTAACTTGTTGGACAGAAAGCTACAATACCTCCATGAATGCAGATAGCCTGAAGAGAATTATTATTTGTGGACATAGTTAAGGTGTAAGAGTAGTTGATCAGTCATAGGTTTCACATTTTCTCCTAAGTACTATGTAGCATATGGAACACAATATTAGAGGGAGAGACAGGCGTTTTTTAACTTTTAATGAAAATTCGAAGAAGGCGCCTGCTTGATTATGAAATACTCGTTTGAGAAAACAGTTCAGATGGTTTTTCTAGGAGTTGGAACTTAGAAGTGCTTCTCATGTGCAATCTTGTTCGATTCACAGGTTAAGAGTTTTAAGACTTAAGTTACACATCAACTATTATACTCCAGTAAGGATTAGTTTTTTATGAGTAGAATAGCTTATTATTCAAGATGAACTAATTTTGCTCTTCTACGGACAATGTTTTGTGGTTGTTACTTGTTTGAAAATAATCATGATTGACTTCATATGCTGCATGGACAGGATGTTGCGTCTTTCCcataaaataatactccctctgtcccggtcatttgttgtcccttgccatattggggtgtctcaatgagttgttcttctttctattttaagaatgaacttgatgaacaatttgatcattcacactcaattttgttccacttgtcacttAGTAATTGGCctcttcccctttccttggtctttgtgccaaaaccaaaagacaacaattgactgggacggagggagtaaacaTGCAACATTCTCTTTCTGAACATTTTCTGAAAATAGACGGCAAGTCTTTAGATCCTTGATTGGGGCCTGGGGGTTCAGGCACCATACTATTCCTTTTATAAGGACCTAACTCCAAAGCAATGTTATATTCTGCGATAATCACCTGCAGGAATCTGTGCGTATGAATTGCACTATAATGATGATAGTAGAGGGGGGTGTTTCACCTATCTGTATATGAACTTTTTATGATGCATGATGCATCATCTTCTTAAATCCTTTCTTATGTCAATTTATTTCAGACGATCTTGAAGACGTTGGGCCTGTCAAATACCAAGGAAAATCTTCTGTATCAGTTTTGCCGTATGTCGGTGTTGCTTGTTTAGGAGCTATCTTGTTTGGATATCACCTTGGGTATGTCATTGTTTATCACCACCCTATCATTTTATGGTCTCAAACAATATCAGCTTTGCTTCCACTCTTCAGTTGTCTTTACCAATCTGATTTCTTATAAAAAACATTCAGAGGTTTTGTTGAATCTATTGACTCTGCATTGTTTGTTACTGATTAGTAACTCATGAAGTACATCAATTGCATTGAATGAATTACTCATTGTAGGCTCTTGCTGTGAGCCTACGATAATTTTGTACCTCTGTGTTGTGGTGCCAGTTTCATTTTGTTGTCCTAGTGCATGTTTCCCTTTCTACCAATTTTTAATTTCGACAGATTTTTGATATCCGCAGTGTTGTCAATGGCGCTCTTGAGTACCTATCTGCAGATCTTGCTATTACTGGCAATGCCGTATTACAAGGTAAGTCGGTGTGATTCAATGACTGTGAGTTGAATTGTAAAGCTTGAAGCACACTAGCCTACTATGCACCTCACAGAAGAAAAAAGGGGTTGACTGGGGGTTGGGGTTTGTGTTACTTTTGTTGAAGTCCAAATTTGATTCATGAAAACTATTACTCCctcttagtcatttgtttacctttggttttgacacaaaaaccaaggaaagaggagaggaccaattatttgatgacaagtggaccaaattgagtgtggagGATCAAATTGCCTATCAAAAgcattcccaaaatagaaaggtaaacaattgaccgagaccccccaaaatgaaataggtaaacaaatgaccgggacggagggagtatattaggAAAATGCAATTATATCTAAAGCACTTTGCATATGCTTTGGATATAGGATCTTGTTGATTTGTATCACTAGTTTCTTCCTGGCTTTATATAATGTGAATTGTTTGGTTAATACAGAAAGTATTTATATTTTCTATAGGTTTCCACGTAGGGCAATTTGTTTTGTCTTTGTTTCTTCAATCTTGCCACTCATTATGTTGGTCTCATTAATAAACCATGTCGCCCTGCAGGATGGGTTGTAAGTATATTACTTGCTGGAGCAACTGTGGGGTCATTTACTGGGGGATCTTTGGCTGATAAATTCGGAAGAACGAGGACTTTCCAGCTAGATGCAATTCCTTTGGCTATAGGAGCCTATCTCTGGTTTGTGCCCTTCCTGTTACAATTGTACTGCACTCTTATCCGAATACGTTGCCCACCTTTGACATTGATAATCAACTTTAACCGCTATATTTTTCACATATACAATAGTCACAATTTGTTTATAAAGAAAATATGAAAATAGAAATTTCGAGAAGTCAAGCAATGCCAAATTCGACCTTGTACGATTATATCTATTTAGTGATATTAATGGTCAAATTTGAACATCAAAGTCAAAAGAGTAGAAAATAAACGGGATAGAGGTGGTAATTAATGCTTACAATGGCCACTTTTGATATTTTTCTGCTTGGTATCTTTTAGCGCCACAGCTCAAACCATACAAATGATGATGATCGGCCGGTTACTTTGTGGGATTGGAATCGGTATATCATCTGCCCTAGTCCCATTGTACATCTCCGAGGTAATGATGGTGAAGGTTTCTTTGTCTTTCTCTAGCTTATTTGTTTACTGAAGGTACTTAAGAAAGTCTATGTTTTACAGATTTCGCCAACTGAAATTCGGGGTGCCCTTGGCTCTGTCAACCAGCTTTTTATTTGCATTGGGATTCTTGTAGCTTTGGTGGCTGGGTTGCCTTTAGCGGGAAATCCTTTGTGGTACGACCTCATATACATCTTTCTGCATTGTTATTAAAAAACTGACACTCATTCTAAAGGAGGTTCTGGCAGATATTTTATATTCATCTTTATGCCATGTTAAACTTATGAATGGTCTTACATGTGAGACGAATTAATCAATCATATAGTTTATCTGAGCAATCCATAAAGTGTTGGTGTTTGAGACTGCTTCATGGAAGACTCAATGCTTGTGCTATGCTAACCTTATCTGCTAGATAAGGATGTTAGGTGGCACATAGGCTTAGAAAAAGGCATttttgggaaaaaaaaaaaattaattattcCATAAAAAGGTGGTAGCAGTGGCTCCCTAGAATGTTCTGATTTCTTGACAAGTTTGCACTTCTTATTTTGAACATGTATCACCGGTTCTCCAAGTCGGTGTCAATGAGCCTTACCAGTTTTTGTACTTCCACCTTCCCCTTATGCATAGGTGGAGAACCATGTTTGGAATAGCAACTGTTCCATCTATTCTCTTGGCTCTTGGGATGGCGATGTGCCCAGAAAGCCCGAGATGGCTTTTTCAGGTGTCCTCTTGACTCAATCTCTGTTTAAATTTTATTTCAGTCGTTTGTCATGTTTTGATGAACCAAATATTTACTTTGTAGAGGTCAACTTTCTCATTTGGTTCATTAATTTTGTAGCAAGGAAAAGTTGCTGAGGC from Silene latifolia isolate original U9 population chromosome 2, ASM4854445v1, whole genome shotgun sequence encodes the following:
- the LOC141643164 gene encoding plastidic glucose transporter 4, with protein sequence MQASSFVVKGKVGFGVKDPRVNGIGGFRKSSSILCNNLRFVSNNNNNSNRGSSCKLSSGSVSMGAGLARMGFDQVLKSTAKYRSVKAQATPDDLEDVGPVKYQGKSSVSVLPYVGVACLGAILFGYHLGVVNGALEYLSADLAITGNAVLQGWVVSILLAGATVGSFTGGSLADKFGRTRTFQLDAIPLAIGAYLCATAQTIQMMMIGRLLCGIGIGISSALVPLYISEISPTEIRGALGSVNQLFICIGILVALVAGLPLAGNPLWWRTMFGIATVPSILLALGMAMCPESPRWLFQQGKVAEAQKAIAALYGKERVPEVMNDLRASVQGSSEPEAGWFDLFSKRYSKVVSVGAALFLFQQMAGINAVVYYSTSVFRSAGIASDVAASALVGASNVIGTAIASSLMDKQGRKSLLITSFSGMAASMLLLSLTFTWKALAPYSGTLAVLGTVLYVLSFSLGAGPVPALLLPEIFASRIRAKAVALSLGMHWASNFVIGLYFLSVVNKFGISKVYLGFASVCMLAVLYIAGNVVETKGRSLEEIERALSPAV